Proteins from a single region of Thunnus maccoyii chromosome 23, fThuMac1.1, whole genome shotgun sequence:
- the rtcb gene encoding RNA-splicing ligase RtcB homolog, with protein MSRSYNDELQYLDKITSNCWRIKKGFVPNMQVEGIFYVNDSLEKLMFEELRNACRGGGIGGFLPAMKQIGNVAALPGIIHRSIGLPDVHSGYGFAIGNMAAFDMNDPDAVVSPGGVGFDINCGVRLLRTNLDERDVQPVKEQLAQSLFDHIPVGVGSKGVIPMGAKDLEEALEMGVDWSLREGYAWAEDKEHCEEYGRMLQADPNKVSSKAKKRGLPQLGTLGAGNHYAEIQVVDEIYNDYAAKKMGIDHKGQVCVMIHSGSRGLGHQVATDALVAMEKAMKRDKIIVNDRQLACARITSQEGQDYLKGMAAAGNYAWVNRSSMTFLTRQAFSKVFGTTPDDLDMHVIYDVSHNIAKVEEHMVDGKQKTLLIHRKGSTRAFPPHHPLIPVDYQLTGQPVLIGGTMGTCSYVLTGTEQGMTETFGTTCHGAGRALSRAKSRRNLDFQDVLDKLADMGIAIRVASPKLVMEEAPESYKNVTDVVNTCHDAGISKKAIKLRPIAVIKG; from the exons ATGAGTCGGAGTTATAACGATGAGCTGCAGTACCTGGATAAGATCACCAGCAACTGCTGGAGGattaaaaaaggttttgttcCCAACATGCAG GTTGAAGGAATCTTCTACGTTAATGATTCACTGGAGAAACTGATGTTTGAGGAGCTTCGTAACGCCTGTCGAGGAGGAG GTATTGGTGGATTCCTGCCGGCCATGAAACAAATCGGGAACGTGGCGGCGCTGCCGGGGATCATACAT AGGTCCATCGGGCTCCCAGACGTTCACTCCGGATATGGATTTGCTATCGGAAACATGGCGGCCTTTGACATGAACGACCCCGATGCTGTGGTGTCTCCAG GTGGCGTTGGTTTTGACATAAACTGCGGCGTCCGTCTGCTGAGGACGAACCTGGATGAGCGCGACGTCCAGCCGGTGAAGGAGCAGCTGGCCCAGTCGCTGTTCGACCACATCCCGGTGGGAGTCGGATCCAAGGGAGTCATCCCGATGGGAGCCAA ggacCTGGAGGAGGCTCTGGAGATGGGGGTGGACTGGTCCCTGAGGGAGGGTTACGCCTGGGCGGAGGACAAGGAGCACTGTGAGGAGTACGGCAGGATGCTGCAGGCCGACCCCAACAAAGTGTCCTCCAAGGCCAAGAAGAGAGGCCTGCCGCAG cTGGGGACTCTGGGAGCAGGAAACCACTACGCTGAGATCCAGGTGGTGGATGAGATCTACAACGACTACGCCGCCAAGAAGATGGGTATCGACCACAAAGGTCAGGTTTGTGTGATGATCCATAGCGGCAGCAGAGGACTCGGACACCAGGTCGCCACAG ACGCCCTGGTTGCCATGGAGAAGGCGATGAAGAGAGACAAGATCATAGTGAATGACCGCCAGCTGGCGTGCGCTCGCATCACATCTCAGGAGGGTCAGGACTACCTGAAGGGCATGGCGGCCGCAGGAAACTACGCCTGGGTCAACCGCTCATCCATGACCTTCCTCACCAGACAG gcctTCTCTAAAGTGTTCGGCACGACACCGGACGACCTGGACATGCACGTCATCTACGACGTCTCGCACAACATCGCCAAAGTGGAGGAGCACATGGTGGACGGGAAGCAGAAGACCCTGCTGATTCACCGCAAAGGCTCCACCAGAGCTTTCCCCCCGCACCACCCGCTCATCCCCGTCGACTACCAG CTCACAGGTCAGCCGGTGCTGATCGGAGGGACGATGGGAACCTGCAGCTACGTCCTCACAGGGACCGAACAAGGCATGACGGAAACATTTGGCACCACCTGTCACGGAGCG GGTCGCGCTCTTTCTCGAGCGAAGTCCCGCAGGAACTTGGACTTCCAAGACGTCCTGGACAAACTGGCTGACATGGGCATCGCCATCAGAGTGGCTTCACCCAAACTGGtcatggaggag gCTCCTGAATCATACAAAAACGTGACAGACGTCGTCAACACGTGTCACGACGCTGGAATCAGTAAGAAGGCGATCAAATTGAGGCCGATCGCTGTGATTAAAGGCTGA